In Microbacterium pumilum, the following proteins share a genomic window:
- a CDS encoding glycoside hydrolase family 9 protein has translation MAHHHAGAEVSWTERPLLHADMTASLDRKSLEKPVLKRQPIDDMETDSDWRPSPVIELGYTTDRSVSGTRSLRMSTLLRNPDYIRASREPNGTFSGQAVLFEGTPFSAVIAKHFDVPQDWSEYNRLSLWVYVHPTDHTTIAFALGFLSEGSAAGPEDPIAIHYFSDLEAGAWNHLAWEIPEIRRDAVTEITVFQPTFGVTGSDPRITYDLDALQVELVDAEVPEGWSVPEGTISYSHFGYTRGAQKLATAPAGEAAEFEVLSRDGQVVAALPAAVIANERGSWMQLDFSTFTGEGEWRLRYDGVETEVFPIADDAHLPLVEATLNAFYGLRCGWPVPGVHGVCHTDVFSEHEGDRRSVAGGWHDAANLTQGPGRTHLSIYALSDLADSLYARGAAALADRAREEVCWGIAWSLGTRFGAGLRALYNDASYYTDGIVGTDDDVVQEGRGGVRYDEFQNILGVLAMARAARTIGDHDAETAERLIVAAGEDFAITYDGLVPPGTAEPVAINASSWRDRVGYLCLAAVELYRATGDLQYRDAAIRLGRWVLDLQETRFVADVPITGFFYEDAARTRIVHEYHDGFEDSGLLALAALREEFVDSDDWIEWHTGLALYADYFCQLGSEASAPFGMIPAAVWRAADLDAPLPPDPVVDFIHLLPPTPLFPTPPMPDLVREQMQRMFEDGVDLGGEHRLRRFPLWCDHVRHGATTVHLGKTIGLAQAAIARGSSADMNLASRQLEWVVGANPFSRSLVYGVGHDWWQNFSAELPNLVGGLSLGFNSYTGDTPAWGNNAVFPYKEQWVYSSSRMAMVLARVGTPARVRGDAAAGATFTRLVTGEVWVVAPGSFDLMIPAGEYDVLFGGARTSLAVVDGAHLEIRLDESQWLTLELLVETSSTADIRVIVGVSGEGSHSIALRRHNLDDMATEVLDVELARGAIQRFELDLQVTDAAAPWMLVAVPDRDVSASREVGGSVLAQQRYSTSGE, from the coding sequence ATGGCGCATCACCACGCCGGGGCCGAGGTCTCGTGGACCGAACGGCCCCTGCTGCACGCCGACATGACGGCATCCCTCGACCGCAAGAGCCTCGAGAAGCCCGTGCTGAAGCGGCAGCCGATCGACGACATGGAGACCGACTCGGACTGGCGGCCCAGCCCTGTCATCGAGCTCGGCTACACGACCGATCGCTCCGTTTCCGGGACGCGATCCCTGCGGATGTCGACACTGCTGCGCAATCCCGACTACATCCGGGCCAGCCGTGAACCCAACGGGACGTTCTCCGGGCAGGCGGTGCTCTTCGAAGGGACCCCGTTCTCCGCAGTGATCGCCAAACACTTCGACGTGCCGCAGGACTGGTCCGAGTACAACCGGCTGTCGCTGTGGGTCTACGTGCACCCCACCGACCACACCACAATCGCGTTCGCGCTCGGATTCCTCAGCGAAGGATCGGCCGCCGGCCCCGAAGACCCCATCGCGATCCACTACTTCAGCGACCTCGAAGCGGGTGCCTGGAACCACCTCGCGTGGGAGATCCCGGAGATACGACGGGATGCCGTCACCGAGATCACCGTCTTCCAGCCCACCTTCGGTGTGACCGGGTCAGACCCGCGAATCACGTACGACCTCGACGCGCTGCAGGTCGAACTGGTCGACGCGGAAGTGCCCGAAGGCTGGAGTGTGCCGGAGGGCACGATCTCCTACAGCCACTTCGGGTACACCCGCGGTGCGCAGAAGCTCGCGACGGCGCCCGCAGGAGAGGCCGCAGAGTTCGAGGTGCTCTCTCGTGATGGCCAGGTCGTCGCAGCACTGCCTGCGGCCGTGATCGCCAACGAGCGCGGCTCATGGATGCAGCTCGATTTCTCGACGTTCACCGGCGAGGGGGAGTGGCGCCTCCGCTACGACGGGGTCGAGACCGAGGTCTTCCCGATCGCCGACGACGCGCATCTGCCGCTGGTCGAAGCAACACTGAACGCCTTCTACGGACTGCGCTGCGGATGGCCCGTGCCGGGCGTGCACGGTGTGTGTCACACCGACGTGTTCTCGGAACACGAAGGAGATCGACGGAGCGTGGCGGGCGGCTGGCACGATGCCGCCAACCTCACCCAGGGGCCGGGGCGGACCCACCTCTCGATCTACGCCCTGAGCGACCTCGCCGACTCGCTGTACGCGCGAGGGGCGGCAGCGCTCGCCGATCGTGCGCGGGAGGAGGTCTGCTGGGGGATCGCGTGGTCCCTCGGCACCCGCTTCGGCGCGGGACTCCGGGCTCTCTACAACGACGCGTCGTACTACACCGACGGCATCGTCGGCACAGATGACGACGTGGTTCAGGAGGGGCGCGGTGGGGTCCGCTACGACGAGTTCCAGAACATCCTGGGCGTACTCGCGATGGCCCGGGCTGCGCGCACCATCGGCGACCACGACGCGGAAACCGCGGAACGGCTGATCGTCGCGGCCGGCGAGGACTTCGCCATCACATATGACGGGCTGGTCCCTCCCGGCACGGCCGAGCCGGTCGCGATCAACGCGAGCTCGTGGCGCGACCGGGTGGGCTACCTGTGTCTTGCCGCGGTCGAACTGTACCGCGCGACCGGTGACCTGCAGTATCGGGATGCCGCGATCAGACTGGGCCGGTGGGTGCTCGACCTGCAGGAGACCCGGTTCGTTGCCGACGTTCCCATTACGGGCTTCTTCTACGAGGATGCCGCGCGCACGCGGATCGTGCATGAGTATCACGACGGGTTCGAGGACTCCGGTCTGCTGGCCCTTGCCGCGCTACGCGAAGAGTTCGTCGACAGCGACGACTGGATCGAATGGCACACCGGGCTGGCCCTCTACGCGGACTACTTCTGCCAGCTCGGCAGTGAGGCATCTGCTCCATTCGGGATGATCCCCGCCGCGGTGTGGCGCGCGGCGGACCTCGACGCGCCCCTTCCGCCCGACCCGGTGGTGGATTTCATCCACCTGTTGCCGCCCACGCCGCTCTTCCCGACGCCGCCGATGCCCGACTTGGTGCGCGAGCAGATGCAGCGGATGTTCGAGGATGGCGTGGACCTCGGCGGCGAACACCGGCTGCGCCGATTCCCGCTCTGGTGCGACCACGTGCGCCACGGCGCGACCACGGTGCACCTCGGCAAGACGATCGGCCTTGCCCAGGCAGCGATCGCCCGGGGAAGCTCGGCAGACATGAATCTGGCGTCGCGCCAGCTCGAGTGGGTCGTTGGCGCGAATCCGTTCTCGCGGTCGCTCGTCTACGGCGTCGGACACGACTGGTGGCAGAACTTCTCGGCGGAGCTCCCCAATCTCGTCGGAGGGTTGTCGCTCGGCTTCAACTCCTACACCGGTGACACGCCGGCGTGGGGGAACAACGCGGTCTTCCCCTACAAGGAGCAGTGGGTCTACTCATCGAGCCGGATGGCGATGGTCCTCGCCCGGGTGGGGACGCCCGCACGGGTGCGTGGGGACGCTGCCGCGGGCGCGACCTTCACGAGGCTCGTGACCGGCGAGGTATGGGTTGTTGCTCCCGGCAGTTTCGACCTGATGATTCCAGCCGGCGAGTACGACGTACTGTTCGGCGGAGCACGAACCTCGCTGGCAGTGGTTGACGGCGCGCACCTCGAGATCCGACTTGATGAGTCTCAATGGTTGACGCTCGAGCTGCTGGTGGAGACGAGCTCGACCGCAGACATCCGCGTCATCGTCGGAGTATCGGGTGAAGGCTCGCACTCGATCGCCCTAAGGAGGCACAATCTCGACGACATGGCCACCGAAGTCCTCGACGTGGAGCTCGCACGCGGAGCCATCCAAAGGTTCGAGCTCGATCTGCAGGTCACCGATGCCGCAGCCCCGTGGATGCTCGTTGCCGTCCCCGATCGTGACGTGAGTGCGTCGCGCGAGGTGGGTGGATCGGTCCTGGCTCAGCAGAGATATTCAACCAGCGGAGAATAG